Genomic segment of Sinorhizobium meliloti:
CGGTGCATGGCGCATCGACAAGCACGCGATCGACCCGCCCTATGAGCGATGCGAGCGACTCGGTCGACTCGTGCACCTGCACGTTGCGGGTGCCGGCACGCTTCAGCCGCTCGATAATGGGCGCCAGCCGTTTGCGGTCGGCGTCGTAAGCGTGGACCTGGCCCTTATTGTTCATCGCCGCCGACATGGCCAGCGTCTTGCCGCCGCCGCCGGCGCAATAATCGAGCACCTGCTCGCCCTCGCCGGGCAAGGCGAGGTCTGCGACAATCTGCGACCCCTCGTCCTGCACCTCGAACCAACCCTTCTGGAACGAGATTTCCGCCGTTACGTTCGGCAGGCGCGAAGCGCCCTCGCCGGCGGGAATGCGCACGCCATGCCGGGCAATCGCCGCAGGCTCGGCGCCGCTGCGCTCCAGCGCCTTCAGCACCTTTTCGCGCGTCGCCTTCAGCGTGTTGACGCGCAGATCGAGAGTCGGCCGGCCGGCAAGAGCCTTCGCCTCGGCGAGCCAGTCGTCGGAGAAATTCTCTTCGAACGAGGCCTGCGTCCATTCCGGAATATCGCCCTGCACATGCAGGGGAGCATCTTCGAGCCGTCGCTGAGCGAAGGCCTTCATCATCGCTTCCGAAGGCGCTTCGGGCGCGAACCGGTCGTCGGCAAGTTCCGCTGCAAGCGTGTCGGCGCGATAGCCCCATTGCCGGTACATGACCGCATGGCCGAGGGCTACCGGGGTGTCGCTATCCATGAGAAAGGCGTGGGAGAGTTTCATCCGCAGGGCATCATAGACGATGTTGCCGATGGCGGCGCGGTCGCCGGAGCCGGCGAAGCGGTGGGACAGGCCCCAATCCTTGAGGGCATCGGCGACGGGTCGCCTGCGCTTTTCGATATCGTCAAGAACCTCGATGGCTCCGGAGAGCCTTCCGCCCAATCGCATCTTCGATGAACTCCTTTTTCGCCGTGGTAGCGGCGATGACATCGAAGAGCAAGACGGCGGCCGCATTATGTAAGGGGCGCGACCGGCCCTTGCAGTCTGGCTCGCCCGAGATGAATCGAGCGAAACCTGCGCATCGTCAGGAGTTGACGACGGTGTAACAGATGCTGGCGGTACCGGAGCGGATCATGCCGATCTTGGAGGCAGCCGCCTTGGAAAGATCGATCACCCGGCCGCGAATGAACGGACCGCGATCATTGATCCGGACGACGACGGACTTGCCGTTGCGCTTGTTGGTCACCTGGACCTTCGTGCCGAATTTCAGTTTGCGATGCGCGGCGGTCAGGTGCGCGGCATTCATTCTTTCGCCGGAGGCCGTTTTGGACGAAAGCGCGTACCAGGATGCTCCCCCGCAGCCAGCGCCTGCTGCCTGACTTTCCGATGCCGAGACGAAGCCCATCCCGACGGTGAATAGTGCTGCCGCGGCAGCAGTCTTGATTTTCGCTGGCGTCAAGCGATGCCCCCTTCGGTTTGAAAAATTCGTCAGTTCCCTTTGTTGATCGAGCTAATTGAGGTGAAACATGGCAAAAACGTGCTTCAACCGTTAAGTTTTCATTAGGAATGTCTGAAGGCTGATCGATTTTAAAAATAAACAACAGATTGAAATAGTTTAGAATTGCGATGGAAGTTCTTTGGAATCAGCCACTAAGCCCTGCCGGTGGCGCTCCGGGCCGCGCAGTGACGCCTCCCGGAAATAAAATCATTAAAAATTTTGCTTTGGATGAAAAGTCGGGAATCGCGACCGTTGAATCCATGCTACTAGCGCCAGGGTTGTGGAAAATGGCGAAGTATAGACCGAATAATGACAGCATAATCGTGTCAAGGCGATTCGCGTGAAATCAATACTTTCAAAACTGCATCCGACTTGCTTGTGTTCGCGCGCGATATTCTGATCGGCCTTGACGAAATAGGTGCTTAATTCCGGTTCCAGGTTCCTGATGTCCACAGCTGTGCAAGCGAAACGCGATAGTTGGGGAACTCCGGATCGAAGCCCGCCTGGCGCAGTCGCGCATTGGAGACGCGCTTGTTCTCGCCGTAGAAAGAACGGGCCATGGGGGACATATCTGCGGTTTCGAACGGGATCTCGGGCGGCGGCTCGACGCCCATCAGCCGGGCGGCTTCCTGGACCACGTCCTGTGGCGGCGCCGGCTCGTCGTCGGTCACGTTGAAGACGCCGCTCACGCCGCGCTTTGCGAGAAAGGCGCTCGCCGCGCCGATATCTTCGACGCGGATACGGTTGAAGACCTGGTTCGGCTTGATGACGCGGCGCGCCGTCCCTTCGGAGAGGTTGCGGAAGGCATTGCGGCCTGGGCCGTAGATGCCGGCGAGCCGCAGCACTGCCACCGGAATGTCGTGCTGCGCACCGTGCTCGAGCCAGGCGTTTTCGGCTTCCACACGCTCGAGCGAGCGCTGCGAGACCGGGTTGAGCGGCGTATCCTCGGTGACCCAGGCGCCGCCGTGATCGCCATAGACGCCGACCGTCGAAAGATAGCCCACCCACTCCAGCCGCGGCAGAAGGTCGGCAAGCGGCGGCGTTCCGGCGCGAAACATGGGGTCGCCATCGCGGCCCGGCGCAATCGACTGAACGAGGTGGGTGGTCTCCCTCATCGCATCCTCGAGCTCGTCCGATATTTCCGTGCCGTCGAAGAGGATCGGGCGGATACCGGCAGCCTGAAGACGGGCGAGCTTTTCTGCGGACCGGGTGGTGCCGGTCACGGACGTCGCCAGGGGAGAGAGCGCGCTCGCGATCGCGGTGCCGGAATAGCCGGCACCAAGGATCAGGACATTCATCGGTTCACTCCCGCCATTTGCCATTCCGCAAGAACCTCGTCATCGGTTTCAGGCCCGCATTGCCGGGCGAAGACCGCCAGATCGGCGGATGAAATCAGTCGCGAAAGCGCCCAGACCGCCATCCCCCTGACGGTGGGCGACGCATCGGCCGCCAGCGCCTTGCAGACCTCTGTCAGGCTCTTCTCACCGGAATTTCCGGCGGCGATCAAGGCATTTCGGACGAAACGATCACGCCCGATGCGCTTTACCGGCGATCCGGAAAAGAAGGCCCGGAAACCTGTGTCGTCGAGCGTCAGCAGGAAGGAGAGCTCCGGTTCCTTGAGATCATCTCGCGCCTGGAGCTTCATTTCCGATGCCGAGCGCGCGAACTTGTTCCAGGGACAGGCGGCGAGACAGTCGTCGCAGCCATAGATGCGGTTACCGATCAGCGGCCGTAACTCAGGCGCAATCGATCCCTTGTGCTCGATCGTGAGATAGGAGATGCAGCGTCGCGCGTCGATGCGGTAGGGCGCCGGGAAGGCATCGGTCGGACAGGCGTCGAGGCAGGCCCGGCAAGAGCCGCAATGGTCGCGTTCCGGCTCGTCCAGTTCCAGTTCGGCTGTCGTGAAGAGGCTGCCGAGAAAGAGCCAGGAGCCGAATTCGCGGCTGACCAGATTGGTGTGCTTGCCCTGCCAGCCGATGCCGGCCTTTTCCGCAAGCGGTTTCTCCATGACGGGGGCGGTGTCGACGAAGACCTTCACGTCCTCGCCCGCCCGCGCGGCAAAGCGCGTGGCGATCTCCTTCAGCCGGCCCTTGACCACGTCGTGATAGTCGCGATTGCGGGCGTAGACGGAGATCGCGCCGCGATCGCGTCTGGCGAGGACGTCGCGCGGGTCGTCCTCGGGAGCGTAATTCATGCCGAAGAGGACGATCGAGCGCACTTCGCTCCAGAGGACGCGCGGATCGGATCGGCGCTCGGCTGTCTCGGCGAGCCAGTCCATCGTACCATGAGCGCCGGCAGCCAGGAACTGCCTCAGCCGCTCGGGCGCGTCGGGTATGGCATCCGGATGGGTGATGCGACAGATGTCGAATCCCTTGGCCGCGGCTTCCTCTTTCAGGAAGGCGGTGAGGGTCCGTCGTTTCCTGCCCTGGTTCTCCGCTTTTGCAGCGTCGCCGGGCATGATCTGGTCCTTAAAAGTCGAGATCCGCATAATGTGAGACCGGGGTCACGCCGCGCACCCGCTCGGCGAGCAGCGGCCGGAAGGACGGGCGCGACTTCAGCCGCTGATACCATTCCTTGGCGCTCGGCGCATCGGACCAGTCGATCTCTCCGAGATAGTCGAGCACGGAAATCGCCGCGGCCGCGGCGAGATCCCCATAGGAGATGCGATCTCCGGCGAGCCAGGGGCGCGATCCGGCGAGCCACGAGAGATACTTCATATGCTGGCGGATATTGCTGCGCGAGGTGCGGAGAATTTTCGAATCCGGCGCACCGCCGCCCTGGTCCGGGGTCATCTGCAGCTTGAAAATGCGCTCGCGCACGAGCGGGCGCGTCACGTCGGCTTCCATCTTCTGCAGGAACCATTCGGTGAGGCGGCGGATTTCGGCGCGCTGAAACGGGTCCTCGGCAAGAAGGCGGCGGTCGCGCTTCATGATGCCGCTGGTCTCGTCGAGATATTCGGAGATGATCGTGGCGCCGCAGAGCGCGCGCATGCTGTCATCGACATAGACCGGCAGAGTGCCGGCAGGATTCAGCGTCAGGAAGTCGCGCCGGTTCTCCCATGGCTGCTCTTCGCTCAGTTCCGTCTGATAGCCATATTCTGAGAGAATAAGGCGTACGAACCGCGAAGCTGGGGACATGGGGTGATGATACAGTGTCGGCATCGATGATCAGATTGCAGCTGTTTTCGGGGATATCGGCGTCGCGGCATATGCAACTGGCCACGGCTCGTTACAACGAGCTATAGGTAGTTGCGGTGGCAAACACAAGAGAATCGACTTTCTCCTCCCACATCCAATTATATCAGGAATAGCTTTTACATGGCGGATCAATCGATCATAAGCGCGCTCGTCCTCGGCCTCATCGAAGGGCTGACGGAGTTCATCCCGGTCTCGTCGACGGCGCATGTGCTGCTTGCCGGACACTTCCTCGGGTTCAAATCGCCGGGAAACACCTTTGCCGTTCTGATCCAGCTCGGCGCCATATTGGCGATCCTGCTCGTCTACTTCCAGAAGCTGCTGGCGATCGCGCTCGCCCTTCCGACGAGCGTCAAGGCCCGCCGCTTCGTCTTCTCGGTTCTCCTCGCCTTCCTGCCGGCGGCGCTTATCGGTGCTGCCGCGCATGGATTCATCAAATCGGTGCTTTTCGAGACGCCGATGCTCATCTGCGTCGTGCTGATCGTCGGCGGCGTCATTCTTTATGCGATCGACCGGCTCCCTTTGACGCCTCGCTACACCGACGTGTTCGACTATCCGCCTTCGCTCGCGCTGAAGATCGGCCTCTTCCAGTGTCTCGCCATGATCCCGGGAACGTCGCGTTCCGGCGCGACCATTGCCGGGGCCCTGCTGATGGGGACCGACAAGCGCTCCGCGGCTGAATTTTCCTTCTTCCTCGCCATGCCGACCATGGTCGGAGCTTTTGCGCTCGATCTCTACAAGAACCGCGATGCGCTCTCCTTCGACGATGTCGGCATGATCGCGGCCGGTTTCATCGCTGCATTCATCGCCGGAATTTTCGTGGTGCGTTCGCTGCTCGACTTCGTCTCGCATCGCGGCTTTACGCCCTTTGCGATCTGGCGCATCCTCGTCGGGACCGCCGGGTTGGTCGGCCTGTGGCTGCTCGGATAACACAGTCCGGAAACATAAAGCCGGATGCGTCTCTTTCGAAACGCACCCGGCTCCTGGCCCCCGCCAAAACGCAACATGCCCGGCTCGAAGCCGAGGCGAAAATGTCCGGCTTACTCGCCGGCAAACCCGATCGACGCCGTCGTGCACGGGTTGACACCGTAGGCCGGCGTGCAGCCCTTGTCGCTGCTAGCCCCGGTGCCGGGTGCCATGAACGAGCCAGCCAGAATGATCAGTGCCGCAGACGCAAAAAAGATTGCGATCGACTTGCCCATGGGACGTTATGCCTTTCGAGTGAGATGTCTGCACCGGCGCCGCTCGCCGAGCAGTCAGTGCGAGCGGTGTTTATTCTGCGACCATGTCATGATCAATATCAGTGCGAGCTGAATCTGCGGTAAACGAGATTCGGATTTTCGACTGCGGCAGAACTGCAACGCTGTTGCCGGATGGGCACAGCGGGGGCCGCAAAAAAGCCGCCGGCGGAGCCGGCGGCTTGAATGTGTTCGGTGTGATGCGACCGCTCAGGCGGCGCGGCCGCTGCGCGTGTATTGCCCGTGCGGGCGATAGCGTACGAGATAAGTCGGCAGGATCGACTCGAGCATTGTCGGCTCGATGCCGATACCGGCAAGCGTGCGGCCTTCCGCCTCGGCCTTTGCCGAGACGACATTGTCCGATTTCAGCAACACCACCTGGTCGGCGGTGAGCGGCGGCGTGATGAACGGCACGAGCGAGGCGACGCTGCCCATCAGCGAGGCGATGCCGAAGGGCAGCGACACGAAGGAGCGCTTGCGGTCGATCGTCTTCAGCATGATATCGAGACATTCGCGGAAGGAGAGCACCTGCGGCCCGCCGAGTTCGTAGATCGTCCCACCGGTCAGCTTGCCGTCGACGGAGCGAGCCACGGCCTCGGCAACGTCGGTGACGTAAACCGGCTGAAACCTGGTCTGGCCGCCGCCGATGAGCGGCAGGACCGGCGAGAATCGGGCCATTTCGGCGAACTTGTTGAAAAATCCGTCTTCAGGCCCGAAGATGATCGACGGGCGGAGGATCACCGCGGCCGGAAGCGTTTCGAGGATCGCAGCCTCGGCACGCCCCTTTGTCCGGGCATAGCTCGATTGGGAGCTCGCGTCGGCGCCGATCGCCGAGATATGGGTGAGCGTGGCGCCCGTCGCCCGAGCCGCCTCGGCGACCGCCCGCGCGCCGAAATCCTGGACCGCCTCGAAGGTGTTGCGGCCACTTTCGAAGAGCACACCGACGCAGTTGATCACATGGTCGGCGCCGTCGACAGCGCGATCGACCGACTTGCGGTAGCGCAGATTGGCCTGAACGAAGGAGATTTGCCCGACATTGCCGAGCGGTTGCAGGTGGCCGGCGAGATCCGGACGGCGAACAGCGACGCGAATGCGGTAGCCGCGTTTGGCGAGCGCGCGCACCACATGACGGCCGACAAATCCGGATCCGCCGAAAATCGTCACCAGCGGCGGAAGGTTGGACAAGGTCATGAGAAACGCACTCCTGATGTCAATGGTAGAATTGCTTGCTACATAGCCCAAGCGTCGAGCGAGGTGAAGGCCAATCCGCGCGCTTCGGAGGCGTGCCCCGATGCGCCGCGGGACTTCGCCTCAAACGCCTTCGACGACCACCATTTCGGCATCGGCGACTTCCTGGCGGATGGCCGCGGCAATCTGGTATTCGGGCGAATTGTAACAGTCGACGGCCGCCTGCAGCGAGGGGAATTCGATGACGACGTTGCGGGTGCGAGCGGCACCTTCGAGCCGATGGAACTCCCCGCCGCGCGCAAGGAAGGTCGCGCCGTATTTTTCGAAGGCGGGCTTCGCCGCTGCCACGTAATCCTTATAGCGTTCGGGGTCCCTTATATCGACCCGAGCGATCCAGTATCCTTTGGCCATGATGAACTCCTCGTCTTTCACGACATGCAGACGGGATGGTTACTTCCGGCAAAATGAGCCTCAGGTCAAGCAGGCCCGAACGGCGCCGGAGCGCTATACGGCGGATCGACGGGAGAGGGCGCTCTCCATTTCGGCCAGGATCGCGCGGCTTGCTGCGAGAGGCTCGGGCGAGGCAACGATCGGCCGCCCGACGACGAGGTGGCTCGAGCCGGCGCGAAGCGCGTCGGCCGGCGTCATCACCCGCTTCTGGTCGCCTTTTTCCGCGCCGGCCGGGCGGATGCCCGGCGTCACCAGCGCCATGTCGCCGCCGATGATCTTGCGCACGGCGGCGGCCTCCTCCGCCGAGCAGACGATGCCCCCCATGCCGGCGGCGCGGGCCTGTTCCGCGCGGCGCAGGACCAGGCTGTGCGGATCATATTCATAACCGGCATCGATGACGTCCTGTTCGTCCATCGAGGTGAGCACCGTCACGCCAAGCAGGCAGAGGTTCGAGCCTCGTGCCGCTTCGACAGCCGATTTCATCGCCTTCGGATAGGCGTGCAGCGTCAGCATCGATACGCCCATCTTGACGATGTTCTCCACGCCCTTGGCCACCGTGTTGTCGATGTCGAGCAGCTTCATGTCGAGGAAGACCTGCTTGCCGCCTGCAGCGAGGTCGCGCGCGAAGTCGAGGCCGCCGGCGAAGGCCAGTTGATAGCCGATCTTATAGAAGAGGACTTCCTCGCCGAGCGTCGAGACGATTTTCTCGGCCTCGGTCACCGTTGGAAGATCAAGGCCGACGATCAGCCGGTCGCGCGCGCTTGTGCTCATATCGAGATCACCCCTGCCAGAACTCCATCGGCGTCCAGTCGCATGTGACGGCGCGATCCGCAAGACGGAAGGCGAAGAGATTGCCGCCGCCCGGCGGTTGATCGGCGCTACGGGCGATCGCCGTGCCCGTCATCCGGCATTTGAGCAGCGTACCGACACCGCCATGGCCGATGAAGGCGATGGGTACCGCCGGATCGTGCCGGTCGAGGACCTGGAAGACGGCCCTTGAGATTCGCGCCTGGGCGTCGACGGCACGCTCCCAGCCCTTGAAGCTCTCTTCGGGTCGGGCAAAGAACCGATCGGCCGCCTTCTCGAACTCCTCCGGCGGCAGAAAGCCGGTCGCGGAACGATCGTTCTCGCCCAT
This window contains:
- a CDS encoding septal ring lytic transglycosylase RlpA family protein: MTPAKIKTAAAAALFTVGMGFVSASESQAAGAGCGGASWYALSSKTASGERMNAAHLTAAHRKLKFGTKVQVTNKRNGKSVVVRINDRGPFIRGRVIDLSKAAASKIGMIRSGTASICYTVVNS
- a CDS encoding undecaprenyl-diphosphate phosphatase, with translation MADQSIISALVLGLIEGLTEFIPVSSTAHVLLAGHFLGFKSPGNTFAVLIQLGAILAILLVYFQKLLAIALALPTSVKARRFVFSVLLAFLPAALIGAAAHGFIKSVLFETPMLICVVLIVGGVILYAIDRLPLTPRYTDVFDYPPSLALKIGLFQCLAMIPGTSRSGATIAGALLMGTDKRSAAEFSFFLAMPTMVGAFALDLYKNRDALSFDDVGMIAAGFIAAFIAGIFVVRSLLDFVSHRGFTPFAIWRILVGTAGLVGLWLLG
- a CDS encoding histidine phosphatase family protein translates to MFGIYLTHPQVRIDPAVSVPQWGLSELGEERMHATAKQPWVRSLGRIVASGEKKAIETARFLADAAGIPVETDEEMGENDRSATGFLPPEEFEKAADRFFARPEESFKGWERAVDAQARISRAVFQVLDRHDPAVPIAFIGHGGVGTLLKCRMTGTAIARSADQPPGGGNLFAFRLADRAVTCDWTPMEFWQG
- a CDS encoding complex I NDUFA9 subunit family protein; translated protein: MTLSNLPPLVTIFGGSGFVGRHVVRALAKRGYRIRVAVRRPDLAGHLQPLGNVGQISFVQANLRYRKSVDRAVDGADHVINCVGVLFESGRNTFEAVQDFGARAVAEAARATGATLTHISAIGADASSQSSYARTKGRAEAAILETLPAAVILRPSIIFGPEDGFFNKFAEMARFSPVLPLIGGGQTRFQPVYVTDVAEAVARSVDGKLTGGTIYELGGPQVLSFRECLDIMLKTIDRKRSFVSLPFGIASLMGSVASLVPFITPPLTADQVVLLKSDNVVSAKAEAEGRTLAGIGIEPTMLESILPTYLVRYRPHGQYTRSGRAA
- a CDS encoding glutathione S-transferase family protein yields the protein MPTLYHHPMSPASRFVRLILSEYGYQTELSEEQPWENRRDFLTLNPAGTLPVYVDDSMRALCGATIISEYLDETSGIMKRDRRLLAEDPFQRAEIRRLTEWFLQKMEADVTRPLVRERIFKLQMTPDQGGGAPDSKILRTSRSNIRQHMKYLSWLAGSRPWLAGDRISYGDLAAAAAISVLDYLGEIDWSDAPSAKEWYQRLKSRPSFRPLLAERVRGVTPVSHYADLDF
- a CDS encoding RsmB/NOP family class I SAM-dependent RNA methyltransferase produces the protein MRLGGRLSGAIEVLDDIEKRRRPVADALKDWGLSHRFAGSGDRAAIGNIVYDALRMKLSHAFLMDSDTPVALGHAVMYRQWGYRADTLAAELADDRFAPEAPSEAMMKAFAQRRLEDAPLHVQGDIPEWTQASFEENFSDDWLAEAKALAGRPTLDLRVNTLKATREKVLKALERSGAEPAAIARHGVRIPAGEGASRLPNVTAEISFQKGWFEVQDEGSQIVADLALPGEGEQVLDYCAGGGGKTLAMSAAMNNKGQVHAYDADRKRLAPIIERLKRAGTRNVQVHESTESLASLIGRVDRVLVDAPCTGTGTWRRRPDTKWRLTQKNLEERLAQQEEALAGAAQFVRPGGHLIYVTCSVLPEENEAQVYGFCEDNPEFEVLSAADNWAALFGTDKAQPWSADMKTVTLTPASTGTDGFFFCLMGRKS
- the pyrF gene encoding orotidine-5'-phosphate decarboxylase, giving the protein MSTSARDRLIVGLDLPTVTEAEKIVSTLGEEVLFYKIGYQLAFAGGLDFARDLAAGGKQVFLDMKLLDIDNTVAKGVENIVKMGVSMLTLHAYPKAMKSAVEAARGSNLCLLGVTVLTSMDEQDVIDAGYEYDPHSLVLRRAEQARAAGMGGIVCSAEEAAAVRKIIGGDMALVTPGIRPAGAEKGDQKRVMTPADALRAGSSHLVVGRPIVASPEPLAASRAILAEMESALSRRSAV
- a CDS encoding SDR family oxidoreductase; amino-acid sequence: MNVLILGAGYSGTAIASALSPLATSVTGTTRSAEKLARLQAAGIRPILFDGTEISDELEDAMRETTHLVQSIAPGRDGDPMFRAGTPPLADLLPRLEWVGYLSTVGVYGDHGGAWVTEDTPLNPVSQRSLERVEAENAWLEHGAQHDIPVAVLRLAGIYGPGRNAFRNLSEGTARRVIKPNQVFNRIRVEDIGAASAFLAKRGVSGVFNVTDDEPAPPQDVVQEAARLMGVEPPPEIPFETADMSPMARSFYGENKRVSNARLRQAGFDPEFPNYRVSLAQLWTSGTWNRN
- the queG gene encoding tRNA epoxyqueuosine(34) reductase QueG; its protein translation is MPGDAAKAENQGRKRRTLTAFLKEEAAAKGFDICRITHPDAIPDAPERLRQFLAAGAHGTMDWLAETAERRSDPRVLWSEVRSIVLFGMNYAPEDDPRDVLARRDRGAISVYARNRDYHDVVKGRLKEIATRFAARAGEDVKVFVDTAPVMEKPLAEKAGIGWQGKHTNLVSREFGSWLFLGSLFTTAELELDEPERDHCGSCRACLDACPTDAFPAPYRIDARRCISYLTIEHKGSIAPELRPLIGNRIYGCDDCLAACPWNKFARSASEMKLQARDDLKEPELSFLLTLDDTGFRAFFSGSPVKRIGRDRFVRNALIAAGNSGEKSLTEVCKALAADASPTVRGMAVWALSRLISSADLAVFARQCGPETDDEVLAEWQMAGVNR
- a CDS encoding DUF1330 domain-containing protein yields the protein MAKGYWIARVDIRDPERYKDYVAAAKPAFEKYGATFLARGGEFHRLEGAARTRNVVIEFPSLQAAVDCYNSPEYQIAAAIRQEVADAEMVVVEGV